ACCACCACTTCCATGGTTTCGACGGTTCTGGCGCGTGGAGGCGTGGATCCCACGGTCGTGATCGGCGGAAGGCTGAATGCATGGGGAACGAACGCGAAATTGGGGCATGGAGACTTCCTGGTGGCTGAAGCGGATGAAAGTGACGGGACCTTTTTGATGCTTTCCCCCACCATAGCGGTAGTGACAAATATTGATCTGGAACATCTGGACTACTACCGAGATATTGAACACATTCAGCAGACTTTTTTGAAATTCATCAATAAGATCCCCTTTTACGGGCAGGCGGTGCTGTGCCTGGAAGACGAAAACATTCAGTCGATTCTTCCTCAGATCGAAAAACGCTTTGTGACATACGGCTTTTCCTCACAGGCCGATTTCCAGGCCCGCGATGTCAAGACCAACGGACTCTCGACAACGTATCGTGCCTTTTACCAGGGAGAGGAGCTTGGAGAGATAGAGATTCCTATTCCCGGGCGGCACAATGTGTTGAATTCTCTTGCGGCCGTGGCTGTGGCGCGGGAGCTCGAATTGGAGTGGCCCCATGTCCAGGCGGGGCTGCGGGATATGACGGGGGTGCAGCGCCGCTTTCAGATCAAAGGTGAGGCGAAGGGGGTCCTGGTGTTGGACGATTATGGGCATCATCCCACGGAAATTCGGGCTGTTCTGGAGACTCTTGCAAATTGCTTTCCGGACCGGCGGCGCATCATTGCCTTTCAGCCGCACCGGTATTCCCGTACTCATGCCCTGATGGACCAGTTTTCGCGATGCTTCTATCATTCGGATGTTCTCCTCCTTTCAGAGATCTATGCGGCCAGTGAAAAGCCCATTGCCGGGGTCACCGGCTCCTTGCTCATGGAACAGATTGCAGCCCATGGCCATAACGACCTCCATTTTTGCGCCAATATGGACGAAATGCTGGAGCGACTCTGTTCCATTGTAAAGCCCAATGACGTGGTAATGACCCTGGGAGCGGGCAACATTTGGCAGGTGGGCGAAGCACTTCTCAAGAGACTGGAAAGCGGCGCGTAATGAATGGTTGCAAGAAGCGATGACTTGGCTGGCCCGGGGGAGGCCGGAGAACGGCTGGGACGAGAGACAAAGGGAGCGAATAAGGGGCAGGGCCCCTCTTGCTTGATTTGGATGCCATGAGGAAAAGAGAGAATCGATATCGTCCCGACAGGGTCAAGCGCCGCAAGGTGCTCAGGATGCTGCTCAAAAGCATTCTGGGTTTTGCCTTTTTGATATCCTTCGTGGTCTGCATGAGCGCGGCCCTTGCCCACGCATATTATGCTTTGCTGGAAGCGCCCTGGCTTAGAGTGGAAGATCTGCAGATTACAGGGCTGAAACATGCGGAGCGCAAGCATATTCTGGATGCGCTCAGAGTTCCCAGATATGCCAATCTGCTGACCCTCAAAACAGCGGAGCTTTCCCGGCGGCTTGAGTCCATTCCGTGGCTGGAGTCCTCCGTGGTGAGAATCGAACCGCCTGGACGTATCGTGGTTGAAGTCCAGGAGCGAGAACCCCTGGCAATCATTCAGGCGGATGATCTGTTGTTGGTGGATAGAAAAGGAATACTCTTTTCGAGAACGGCGAGAGAAAAACATCCGGATCTTCTTTTTGTGACGGGATTCCAGGCGATGGAATTGCAAGTGGGAACCACGCTTCCCGATGAACCTCTGGAAGAATTGAAAGAAATGTGTACCGCCCTGGCAAAATTCAAAGACTGGCTGCCGACGAGTCTCATCTCTGAATGCCGCTGGCTTGGGGAGGCGGGATTCACTTTGTATACCCCTCAGAGAACCATCGCGATCCAGATGGGATCAGAAGGCTTTGAAGAAAAGCTGGTTCGTTTGAAAGGCATTTTTGCCATGCTGCGGGAGAATCAGTGGCTGGATTCTGTGACACGCATCGATCTCGATTATCCAAACCGGGCATATGTTGAGAGGCATTTTCCACCGCAGAAGGATACTTGATTTTCTCTAACAAGTGGTATCGTTGAATGTAGTAGAATGGCTTGCGGTCCGGCATGGCGCAGCGTCGTCAGCTCCGGGAGCCATCAACCATAGGATTTGTGCGCCATCTCTCAAGAGTTGAAGGGGGGGGGAGAGGAAGCAATGGGTAGAAGAGAGGAATTGATAGTCGGCCTTGACCTTGGGACGACCAAGATTTGTGCCGTTGTCGGGGAGGTCACCTCCGAAGGGATCGATATCGTTGGCGTAGGGACCTATCCTTCCATTGGATTGAGGGGAGGAGTGGTCGTCAACATCGATCAGACGGTACAATCCATCAGGAAAGCAGTGGAAGAAGCCGAACTCATGGCCGGCTGCGAGATTTCTTCCGTCTATGCCGGGGTGGCGGGGACTCATGTTCAAAGCCTCAACAGCCACGGTGTGATCGCGGTCAAGAGCCGCGAGGTGACTCAGGCCGATATCGACCGGGTTTTGGATGCCGCCAAGACCATTGCTCTCCCCTATGATCGTCAAATACTCCATGTTTTGCCTCAACAGTTCCTGGTGGATGACCAGGAGGGCATTCAGAACCCTACGGGAATGGCGGGGGTGCGTCTCGAGGCCAAGGTTCACATCATCACAGGGGCGGTCAGTGCAGTTCAAAATATTATCAAATGCTGTGAGCGGGCTGGTTTGCAGGTGCAGGACGTAGTGTTGGAGTCGTTGGCTTCCAGTGAATCGGTCCTTGATACCGACGAGAAACATCTGGGGGTCGCTCTCGTGGATATTGGCGGAGGCACCAGTGACGTAGCTGTCTTTCTGGACCATGCCATCCGGTACTCATGTGTAGTTGGGCTGGGGGGGAGCCATATCACATCGGATATTTCCGTTGGATTGCGGACCTCGATGGAAGAGGCGGAAAAGATCAAAAAGAAATATGGCTGTGCCCTGGTAGATCGGATCAACCAGCAGGAGATGATAGAAGTCGGTTCCGTAGGAGGTCAGAAACCCCGTCAATTGGCACAATCCATTCTTACGCAAATCATCGAAGCCAGGGTTGAGGAGATTATCAAAATCATTGAGTGGGAGTTGGTTCGGTCTGGATTCATGGAATCGCTTCATGCCGGTATGGTGCTGACGGGTGGCGTATCGCTTTTACCGGGTATTCGGGAAGTGGCGGAAAGGATCTTCGATATGCCGGTTCGAATTGGTGTCCCCTTTCATTTCGGAGGGTTGGGCGATGTGGTCAAAAATCCCATGTATGCCACAGCTACGGGCTTGCTGGCTTATGGCAGAAAGCATGGAAAAAGTCGTGGACCCATTGATGAAGATTCCAACCTGGTGAGCAAAGTCCTGACAATGATGAAGCGTTGGTTCAGAGAATTCTGGTGAGAGAAGGCCCGTGTGGGATGAGGATGCATGAGGGGGAACGGAGTCTTTCGAAAGTCATTTCGAGTCTATGGCATATATGAGCGCAATCTTGAATGTAATTTTTTGACATGAAACGTTCAAGCACTGGGAAGGGCACGGACATGGAAAAAAAATCTGAAAATGTAATCATAACGAACAACAGTAGAGCGAAAATCAAGGTTTTGGGGATCGGGGGCGGAGGTGGAAACGCTATCAACAACATGATCAACGGTGGTTTGGATGGTGTCGAGTTCATTGCCGCAAACACGGACTTTCAGGTATTGGATCAGAATCTGGCTCCCACCAAGATTCAGCTGGGAGTGAATCTGACGAAGGGGTTGGGAGCGGGTGGGAATCCCGAGATAGGGAGCAAGTCTGCCCAGGAAGACATAGAAAAGATTCGTGAAGCTGTGGATGGCAGTGACATGGTCTTCATCACCGCCGGTTTGGGAGGTGGGACCGGCACTGGAGGTGCTCCCGTCGTTGCGCAGGTCTGCAAGGAAATGGGAGCCTTGACGGTGGCCGTTGTGACCAAGCCTTTTGCCTTTGAGGGAAAGGTGAGGCATCGCAATGCCGAGGAAGGTCTCAAGTCTCTTCAGGAGGTAGTGGATACACTCATTACCATTCCAAACAACCGTCTGCTGTGCCTGGCGGACCGCAGAGCCACATTCCTGGAAATGTTCAAGCGAGCAGATGATGTATTGTTGTACGCCGTGAAGGGAATTTCGGATCTCATTACGCATCCCGGCTATATCAATGTGGATTTCGCCGACTTGAGGACCGTCATGAGTGAGAAGGGGCTGGCCCTTATGGGGACCGGTGTGGGTGTGGGTGAAAACCGGGCTTCACAGGCTGCGCAACAGGCGATCTCGAGTCCTCTTCTCGAAGATATTTCCATTCATGGAGCGCGTGCCGCTCTCATCAACATTTCGACCGGCCAGGATTTGGGAATGCATGAGTTTGAAGAAGTGGCTTCTCTCATTCACAAGGAAATGGACGAGGATGCCAATATCTTCCTCGGCATGGCTCTGGACCCGGCGATTGGAGAAGAAGTTCGGGTAACCGTAATAGCCACTGGAATCGGAAAAATGGAAAAGCCGTTGAAACAGGAAGCTCCGACGCGCGCCAAGCGTCTTCCCTCGGAAGGAATTGTTCCCGAGTTGAATTATGATTATCTTCAAATACCTACAGTGGTACGGCACCGCCCGGCCAGGGAAGAGGCGGCGGTTGAGGAACAGCAGCCCAGGAGACGGACATTCCTTCAGAAGCTGACGGGAGCTTCCAGGGATGAGGAAGATCTGAGTATTCCTACCTTCATTCGCCGTCAGGCGGACTAGCTGCGAGTTGCAGGCTGGAGTCCTCTTCCAAAAGGTATGAACGGCAGGTGGAGGGCTCCGCTTCCCGGACTACCGGGTCCCTCTTTATATTTACATCTCTTTTGGCCATGGTCCGTGGCCCTCTGACAGCAATCCGACTATGCTTTGGAAACTGAAAAAACGCCAGCAGCAATGGCTGGCTGAAGAAAAAGGAACGATCCTTAAGGATTGGGGGGGGAGGATCCGTGTCGCCCTGGCCTTCCCGAACCGTTATGCCGTGGGAATGTCCAATTTGGGTTTTCAGACGGTTTATGCGGCCCTGAACCAGTTGGAAGAAGTAGTTTGCGAAAGGGTTTTTTATCCGGAACCTGAAGACCTGGCGATTCTGAGTCAGAATACGGGCAATCTACTCACAGTCGAATCCCAGCGTCCCCTTCAAGACTTTCATCTCATTGCCTTTTCTATTCCCTTTGAAAACGACTACACCAATGTCCTTGAAATGCTCAAGTGGGCGGGTATACCTTCTAAGACCGAAGGACGCACTGCCGTCCATCCTCTTGTGGCTGCAGGTGGGGTGGCCGTGTTTCTCAATCCCGAACCCCTCGCTCCTTTTATGGATTTCATTTTTGTTGGGGAGTCTGAAGCCATTCTTCCAGATTTTCATGGCTTGCTGGAGGATCTGCATCGAAACAATCTGAGCAGAACGGAGTTTTTGAGAGTTCTTGCAGAAGAAGTGCCTGGGATTTATGTCCCTTCCCTCTATGAGGTCTCCTATCGTTCCGACGGCACCATCAAGTCCATGACGCCTCGGAGAGGGTATCGAATCCCCGAGAAGATTCCTTACCGGCGCGCGGACCTCTCCAAAAGCATGCCGTGTAGAACCGTCGTTTTCACGCCCCAAACAGAATTCAGCAATGTCATGCTCCTGGAGATAGGGCGAGGGTGCGGCCGTGGGTGTCGTTTTTGTGCTGCAGGCTATGTATATCGCCCTATGAGGTATCATGGGGCCGGTAAGCTGTTGGAAACGGCGGAGCCTTTGATTTCAGATGTTCCGAGGATCGGACTGGTGAGTGCAGCCGTTTCCGATCATCCGGAGATCTCTTTTCTCTGCCGCTCTCTTTTGGACGAAGGGGGGGCGCTTTCTTTTTCATCACTGCGGGCGGATACCCTCAACCCGGAGATCGTTTCCGCCCTGCAGTCGAGTCAACATCAATCGGTAGCCATCGCTCCCGAGGCCGGGTCCGAGCGTATGCGGCGCGTCATCAACAAGAACCTCTCCGAGGAACAGATCTATTCCGCCGTAAACCTGCTCACACAAAAGGGGATCCTCCATCTCAAACTTTATTTCATGATCGGCTTGCCCACGGAAATGATCGAGGATCTCGAGGCCATTGTCGATCTGGCCAAAGGTGTGAAGCACCACGTTCTCAGGATCAGCCGGGGACGCAAACAGCTCGGAACCATCACACTCAGCATTCATGGCTTTGTTCCCAAAGCCTTTACCCCGTTCCAGTGGGTATCCTTTGCCGGGGTCCGCGAATTGAAAGAACGGGCAAAGTGGATTCAGAAAGCGCTCCAAAAGGTTCCCAATGTTCGAGTTCACTTCGATATGCCCAAATGGGCTTATATACAGGCACTGCTTTCACGGGGCGATCGGCGGGTGAGTGGATTTCTTGAAAGAGTGGGGGTGGAAGGAGGCTCCTGGACGCAGGCCCTGCGCAATGTCCCGTTCAATCCCGATTTCTGGGTCATGCGGGAGCGAAATAAAGATGAAGTTTTTCCTTGGGAGATCATCGATCACGGAGTGAAGAGGGCTTACCTGTGGGAGGAATACGAGAGGGCTCTCAAAGGAATCAGCAGCCCTCCATGTCGGTTGGAGAAAAATTGCCGAAGATGCGGTGTGTGTTCTCCATAGTGACCGGAAGGGGAACGGCATCTTGATCTTGCATATTTAAGATTTTATATTTAGTTGCTAATTTATACAAAATCTATGGAGAGTAGAAAGAGTCCGGACGGGAGTCGTTTTCTCCCTGCGGGGAGAATTTAAGGAGAACTGAAACAAGATGTCTCAGCAAGATTATTATCAAATCCTGGGTGTTTCGCCTGAAGCTTCGGTAGACGAGATCAAGAAAAATTACCGAAAGCTGGCTTTGGAAACGCACCCTGACCGAAATCCCAACGATCGGGGGGCGGAAGAACGCTTCAAGAAAATCAGTGAAGCTTATGGGGTCCTCATTGACCCGCAAAAACGTGCTCAATATGATCAGTATCGCAACTTAGGGTTCCAGCAGCGTCAGAATGGTGCTGCAGGGGCGGGCTTTGGGTATTCTCAGGAAGAAATATTCCGGGATTTTTTCAACAGCCGTTATGCTCAAGATGCCTTCTCCGAGATGCAGCGGGAATTCCAGCGCATGGGGTTCCGTTTCGACGATACGTTTTTGAATCGTCTTTTTTTTGGAGATAAGACCATATTTTTTCAGGGGATTTTTTGGGGCGGCCCCGGCGGGTCGCGGGTCTTCCGCTACAATGGCAGTACTGGACAGAGGGCGGGAGGACATTCGGCGCACATTCGCAGAAATGTCCCTCCTCAACCTTCGGAGCCCAAGGGTCTTTTGGAACAAGGGATTTCCCTGTTGGGCAAGGCGGGCAAGAAAATTGGTGGCTACATCCTCAAGAAGGCACTGGGATTGGCAGCCGGTTCTCCCGTAGCCAATGATAAAGAGGCTGTTGGGCATAACACTCCGGATGTCACTTACGAGTTGATGATTTCTCCTCAGGATGCCGTCACCGGTACCGTAGTGAAAGTGGAGCTTCCGCATATGGGGGAAGGTAAGCGGATCTCCGTGCGCATTCCACCCGGCGTGAAGTCGGGCACCAAATTGCGGCTAAAGGAAATGGGACGGGCCTTTGCCAACAGCATGCATCACCGGGGAGACTTATATATTCAGTTGCGTGTCATGTAAGAATGAAGCCATCGCCTTGCTCAATCTTCTTTGAACTTTGAAAGGATATCTTTGAAAGCTTGCTGAAGGATCGGGAGTTCGTTGGGCTGAAGGGTCCGGACATCCATGAGAAAAAGGTCGGATTCGATGCGTCCGATGATAGGGGGAGTGTTGTTTCTGAGGAAAAGCTCAATTTTCCGGGTGCTCATTCGGTGTGACCGGACCGCAACCACATAGGTCGGGAGGTTTTGTGCCGGCAGAGACCCGCCACCTACCTGCGAGGAACTGGACTGCACTTTTATCTGAAGGGCTTTGCGGGTATCCGCTTCCCCAATGAGGGATGCCAGGCGATGTGCCCGTTCTTCCAGCACCGGCAGAGGGGTCGTGATCATTCGAAGTGTCGGTATCCGCTCCATTGCCAGCCTTTCATCCCGGTAGAGGCGAAGAGTTGCTTCAAGAGCGGCCAAGGTCATTTTATCTACGCGAAGTGCACGCGTCATTGGGTTTTTCTTGCAGCGCCCGATCAATTCTTTCTTTCCCAGTATGACTCCCGCCTGTGGCCCGCCCAGCAGTTTGTCTCCACTGAAAGTAACGATATCGGCGCCCCCGCGGACAGTTTCCTGAACAGTGGGCTCACCCTGTAAACCGAAGGGGGCGAAGTTCAGGAAAGAACCGCTTCCCAAATCCTCCACCACCAGCAATCCATGCTTTCTCCCCAGGGCGACCATTTCTTCCAGCGGGACTTCCGAGGAAAACCCAATGATGCGGTAATTGCTGGTGTGAACTTTCATGAGCAGCGCCGTCGCTTCGTTGATGGCCGACTCGTAATCTCTCGGATGAGTACGATTGGTGCAACCCACTTCACGCAGGATGGCTCCGCTGCTGCGCATTACATCAGGAATCCGGAAGGATCCTCCGATTTCCACAAGTTGTCCACGGGAGACAATGACCTCTTTCCCTGCGGCCAGAGTGTTCAACACGAGGAAGACTGCGCCTGCGTTGTTGTTGACCACCAAAGCGGCTTCCGCTCCGGTCAGTTCGCACAGTATGGCCTCGGCATGCACGTAGCGTGAACCTCTCCGACCTTTTTCCAGGTCGTATTCGAGGTTGTTGTAGCTGCAGCAAAGTATTTTCAAACGTTCGACGGCTTCTTCAGGGAGAAGGGATCGCCCCAGATTGGTGTGAATCACAATGCCGCTTGCATTGACTACGGGACGCAGGGTGTGGCCACTGATCTGCCGGAGACGATCGAGAATGAGTTGCACGAGGCGTGGTGGTTCGAGGTCGGCCTCATGAAGTGATTCTTCTTGACCAAGAATGCTCTTTCTTTTGGCCTCCAAAACGTGGCGTATACTTTCAAGAAGGAGTTTACGCGGGTGTCGGGTGAGCGCCTCCTGCAGCGGTTCCATTTGGAGCAAGGCATCCACACCGGGAAGCTTGCG
This region of Desulforhabdus amnigena genomic DNA includes:
- the murC gene encoding UDP-N-acetylmuramate--L-alanine ligase; this translates as MFKRYQHIHFIGIGGIGMSGIAELLLNLGYRVSGSDVKDSDITRRLAGLGAEVWIGHQAAHVRGADVVVLSSAISEDNPEVQAARALPKVPVIRRAEMLAELMRLKYSVLVAGAHGKTTTTSMVSTVLARGGVDPTVVIGGRLNAWGTNAKLGHGDFLVAEADESDGTFLMLSPTIAVVTNIDLEHLDYYRDIEHIQQTFLKFINKIPFYGQAVLCLEDENIQSILPQIEKRFVTYGFSSQADFQARDVKTNGLSTTYRAFYQGEELGEIEIPIPGRHNVLNSLAAVAVARELELEWPHVQAGLRDMTGVQRRFQIKGEAKGVLVLDDYGHHPTEIRAVLETLANCFPDRRRIIAFQPHRYSRTHALMDQFSRCFYHSDVLLLSEIYAASEKPIAGVTGSLLMEQIAAHGHNDLHFCANMDEMLERLCSIVKPNDVVMTLGAGNIWQVGEALLKRLESGA
- a CDS encoding cell division protein FtsQ/DivIB, with product MLDLDAMRKRENRYRPDRVKRRKVLRMLLKSILGFAFLISFVVCMSAALAHAYYALLEAPWLRVEDLQITGLKHAERKHILDALRVPRYANLLTLKTAELSRRLESIPWLESSVVRIEPPGRIVVEVQEREPLAIIQADDLLLVDRKGILFSRTAREKHPDLLFVTGFQAMELQVGTTLPDEPLEELKEMCTALAKFKDWLPTSLISECRWLGEAGFTLYTPQRTIAIQMGSEGFEEKLVRLKGIFAMLRENQWLDSVTRIDLDYPNRAYVERHFPPQKDT
- the ftsA gene encoding cell division protein FtsA codes for the protein MGRREELIVGLDLGTTKICAVVGEVTSEGIDIVGVGTYPSIGLRGGVVVNIDQTVQSIRKAVEEAELMAGCEISSVYAGVAGTHVQSLNSHGVIAVKSREVTQADIDRVLDAAKTIALPYDRQILHVLPQQFLVDDQEGIQNPTGMAGVRLEAKVHIITGAVSAVQNIIKCCERAGLQVQDVVLESLASSESVLDTDEKHLGVALVDIGGGTSDVAVFLDHAIRYSCVVGLGGSHITSDISVGLRTSMEEAEKIKKKYGCALVDRINQQEMIEVGSVGGQKPRQLAQSILTQIIEARVEEIIKIIEWELVRSGFMESLHAGMVLTGGVSLLPGIREVAERIFDMPVRIGVPFHFGGLGDVVKNPMYATATGLLAYGRKHGKSRGPIDEDSNLVSKVLTMMKRWFREFW
- the ftsZ gene encoding cell division protein FtsZ, whose translation is MEKKSENVIITNNSRAKIKVLGIGGGGGNAINNMINGGLDGVEFIAANTDFQVLDQNLAPTKIQLGVNLTKGLGAGGNPEIGSKSAQEDIEKIREAVDGSDMVFITAGLGGGTGTGGAPVVAQVCKEMGALTVAVVTKPFAFEGKVRHRNAEEGLKSLQEVVDTLITIPNNRLLCLADRRATFLEMFKRADDVLLYAVKGISDLITHPGYINVDFADLRTVMSEKGLALMGTGVGVGENRASQAAQQAISSPLLEDISIHGARAALINISTGQDLGMHEFEEVASLIHKEMDEDANIFLGMALDPAIGEEVRVTVIATGIGKMEKPLKQEAPTRAKRLPSEGIVPELNYDYLQIPTVVRHRPAREEAAVEEQQPRRRTFLQKLTGASRDEEDLSIPTFIRRQAD
- a CDS encoding TIGR03960 family B12-binding radical SAM protein, yielding MLWKLKKRQQQWLAEEKGTILKDWGGRIRVALAFPNRYAVGMSNLGFQTVYAALNQLEEVVCERVFYPEPEDLAILSQNTGNLLTVESQRPLQDFHLIAFSIPFENDYTNVLEMLKWAGIPSKTEGRTAVHPLVAAGGVAVFLNPEPLAPFMDFIFVGESEAILPDFHGLLEDLHRNNLSRTEFLRVLAEEVPGIYVPSLYEVSYRSDGTIKSMTPRRGYRIPEKIPYRRADLSKSMPCRTVVFTPQTEFSNVMLLEIGRGCGRGCRFCAAGYVYRPMRYHGAGKLLETAEPLISDVPRIGLVSAAVSDHPEISFLCRSLLDEGGALSFSSLRADTLNPEIVSALQSSQHQSVAIAPEAGSERMRRVINKNLSEEQIYSAVNLLTQKGILHLKLYFMIGLPTEMIEDLEAIVDLAKGVKHHVLRISRGRKQLGTITLSIHGFVPKAFTPFQWVSFAGVRELKERAKWIQKALQKVPNVRVHFDMPKWAYIQALLSRGDRRVSGFLERVGVEGGSWTQALRNVPFNPDFWVMRERNKDEVFPWEIIDHGVKRAYLWEEYERALKGISSPPCRLEKNCRRCGVCSP
- a CDS encoding DnaJ domain-containing protein gives rise to the protein MSQQDYYQILGVSPEASVDEIKKNYRKLALETHPDRNPNDRGAEERFKKISEAYGVLIDPQKRAQYDQYRNLGFQQRQNGAAGAGFGYSQEEIFRDFFNSRYAQDAFSEMQREFQRMGFRFDDTFLNRLFFGDKTIFFQGIFWGGPGGSRVFRYNGSTGQRAGGHSAHIRRNVPPQPSEPKGLLEQGISLLGKAGKKIGGYILKKALGLAAGSPVANDKEAVGHNTPDVTYELMISPQDAVTGTVVKVELPHMGEGKRISVRIPPGVKSGTKLRLKEMGRAFANSMHHRGDLYIQLRVM
- the selA gene encoding L-seryl-tRNA(Sec) selenium transferase, whose product is MARMSVQDLLRKLPGVDALLQMEPLQEALTRHPRKLLLESIRHVLEAKRKSILGQEESLHEADLEPPRLVQLILDRLRQISGHTLRPVVNASGIVIHTNLGRSLLPEEAVERLKILCCSYNNLEYDLEKGRRGSRYVHAEAILCELTGAEAALVVNNNAGAVFLVLNTLAAGKEVIVSRGQLVEIGGSFRIPDVMRSSGAILREVGCTNRTHPRDYESAINEATALLMKVHTSNYRIIGFSSEVPLEEMVALGRKHGLLVVEDLGSGSFLNFAPFGLQGEPTVQETVRGGADIVTFSGDKLLGGPQAGVILGKKELIGRCKKNPMTRALRVDKMTLAALEATLRLYRDERLAMERIPTLRMITTPLPVLEERAHRLASLIGEADTRKALQIKVQSSSSQVGGGSLPAQNLPTYVVAVRSHRMSTRKIELFLRNNTPPIIGRIESDLFLMDVRTLQPNELPILQQAFKDILSKFKED